Proteins from one Faecalibacterium sp. I3-3-33 genomic window:
- a CDS encoding terminase large subunit domain-containing protein produces MNRTERAVIVWRPQPRQLEFMRRPEPEALYGGAAGGGKSDALLIEALRQVHIPHYRALILRKTYPQLSDLVDKSQMYYRRAFPEAQYNATSHVWVFPSGAKIWFGSMQYTKDRTNYQGKAYDFIGFDELTHFEWDEYSYMMSRNRPTGPGTRVYMRATTNPGGIGHGWVKARFITPAPPGTPIVETVTVRLPDGTDQQMERARVFIPSSVFDNPALLANDPGYLASLASLPEAEKQALLYGSWDSFSGQVFTEWRNDPAHYQDQRWTHVIAPFAIPKHWPIWRGYDFGFSKPFSVGWYAVDEEGRLYRIKELYGCTGRPNEGLRIDPVEQAKRIREAEQNDPLLRGRVIHGVADPAIFDESRGESIAAMMERSPHFLRWQPGDHTRLAGKMQFHYRLRFAPDGRPMLQVFSSCKHFIRTLPNLVYDESNVEDIDTRQEDHIYDECRYVLMEHPISPPEASAAPPRPDDPLELHRQARFYRI; encoded by the coding sequence ATGAACAGAACCGAGCGTGCAGTCATCGTGTGGAGGCCGCAGCCCCGGCAGCTGGAATTTATGCGCAGACCGGAACCGGAGGCACTGTACGGCGGCGCGGCGGGCGGCGGCAAGAGCGATGCACTGCTGATCGAGGCGCTGCGGCAGGTGCATATCCCGCATTACCGGGCGCTGATCCTGCGTAAGACCTACCCACAGCTTTCCGACCTTGTGGATAAGAGCCAGATGTACTACCGCCGGGCGTTCCCGGAGGCGCAGTACAACGCCACCTCCCATGTATGGGTCTTTCCCAGCGGGGCAAAGATCTGGTTCGGCTCCATGCAGTACACCAAGGACCGCACCAACTATCAGGGCAAAGCCTACGATTTTATCGGCTTTGACGAGCTGACCCACTTTGAGTGGGACGAGTACAGCTACATGATGAGCCGCAACCGTCCCACCGGGCCGGGCACCCGGGTGTATATGCGTGCCACCACCAACCCCGGCGGCATCGGCCACGGCTGGGTAAAGGCGCGGTTCATCACCCCCGCCCCGCCCGGCACACCCATTGTGGAAACCGTCACGGTGCGTCTGCCGGACGGCACCGACCAGCAGATGGAGCGGGCGCGGGTGTTCATCCCGTCCAGTGTGTTCGATAACCCCGCCCTTTTAGCGAATGACCCCGGGTATCTGGCAAGCCTTGCCAGCCTGCCGGAAGCGGAAAAGCAGGCGCTGCTCTACGGCAGCTGGGACAGCTTTTCCGGGCAGGTGTTCACCGAATGGCGCAACGACCCGGCACACTATCAGGACCAGCGCTGGACCCACGTTATCGCGCCCTTTGCCATCCCCAAGCACTGGCCCATCTGGCGCGGGTACGACTTTGGCTTTTCCAAGCCCTTTTCGGTGGGGTGGTACGCGGTGGACGAGGAGGGGCGGCTGTACCGCATCAAGGAGCTGTACGGCTGCACCGGACGCCCCAACGAGGGACTGCGCATCGACCCGGTAGAGCAGGCTAAGCGCATCCGGGAGGCAGAGCAGAATGACCCGCTGCTGCGGGGCAGGGTGATCCATGGGGTGGCAGACCCCGCCATCTTTGACGAGAGCCGGGGCGAGAGCATCGCGGCCATGATGGAGCGCAGCCCGCATTTTCTGCGCTGGCAGCCCGGGGATCACACCCGGCTGGCGGGCAAGATGCAGTTCCACTACCGGCTGCGGTTTGCGCCGGACGGGCGGCCGATGCTGCAGGTGTTCAGCAGCTGCAAGCATTTCATCCGCACTCTGCCGAACCTTGTGTACGACGAGAGCAATGTGGAGGATATCGACACCCGGCAGGAGGACCACATCTACGACGAGTGCCGCTATGTGCTGATGGAGCATCCCATCAGCCCGCCCGAGGCTTCTGCCGCGCCGCCAAGGCCGGACGACCCGCTGGAACTGCACCGGCAGGCGCGGTTCTACCGCATCTGA
- a CDS encoding chemotaxis protein — protein MGQTKPAAGLKSLNRAADTLSTLLAQEVKELNERQKAARRENTPDPGMMKGLKEATAVLKDLAGVVKTLNDQGTELEGTECGVVLLPPVEQEEKP, from the coding sequence ATGGGGCAGACAAAGCCCGCCGCCGGGCTGAAGAGCCTGAACCGCGCCGCCGACACCCTGAGCACCCTGCTGGCGCAGGAGGTAAAGGAACTGAACGAGCGGCAGAAGGCCGCCCGGCGGGAGAACACCCCCGACCCCGGGATGATGAAGGGGCTGAAGGAGGCCACCGCCGTGCTCAAGGATCTGGCGGGCGTGGTAAAGACCCTGAACGATCAGGGCACAGAACTGGAAGGGACAGAGTGCGGTGTGGTGCTGCTGCCGCCGGTGGAACAGGAGGAAAAACCATGA